In one window of Harpia harpyja isolate bHarHar1 chromosome 11, bHarHar1 primary haplotype, whole genome shotgun sequence DNA:
- the ZRANB2 gene encoding zinc finger Ran-binding domain-containing protein 2, which translates to MSTKNFRVSDGDWICPDKKCGNVNFARRTSCNRCGREKTTEAKMMKAGGTEIGKTLAEKSRGLFSANDWQCKTCGNVNWARRSECNMCNTPKYAKLEERTGYGGGFNERENVEYIEREESDGEYDEFGRKKKKYRGKPVGPASILKEVEDKESEGEDEEDEDEDLSKYKLDEDEDEDDADLSKYNLDASEEEDTNKKKKSNRRSRSKSRSSHSRSSSRSSSHSSSRSRSRSHSRSSSSSRSRSRSSSREHSRSRGSKSRSSSRSYRGSSTPRKRSYSSSRSSSSPERSKKRSRSRSSSSGDRKKRRSRSRSPERRRRSSSGSSHSGSRTSSKKK; encoded by the exons ATGTCGACCAAGAATTTCCGAGTGAGCGACGGGGACTGGATCTGCCCCGACAAGAA GTGTGGGAATGTTAACTTTGCTAGAAGAACCAGCTGTAACAGATGTGGAAGAG aaaaaacgACAGAAGCCAAAATGATGAAAGCTGGAGGGACTGAAATAGGAAAGACACTTGCTGAAAAGAGTCGTGGCCTCTTCAGTGCTAACGACTGGCAGTGTAAAAC ATGTGGTAACGTGAACTGGGCCAGAAGATCAGAATGTAATATGTGTAATACTCCAAAGTATGCTAAATTGGAGGAAAGGACAG GATACGGAGGAGGATTTAATGAACGAGAGAATGTTGAATATATAGAACGTGAAGAATCAGATGGGGAGTATGATGAG TTTGGAcgcaaaaagaaaaagtacagagGGAAGCCGGTTGGTCCTGCATCTATCCTGAAGGAAGTAGAAGATAAGGAATCTGAAGGGGAAgatgaggaggatgaggatgaagaTCTCTCTAAATATAAATTGGATGAG gatgaggatgaagatgatGCTGACCTTTCAAAATATAATCTTGATGCCAGTGAAGAAGAGGACactaataagaaaaagaaatccaatagGCGCAGTCGTTCTAAGTCTCGATCTTCCCACTCACGATCTTCATCGCGCTCATCCTCTCATTCAAGCTCAAGGTCTAGGTCCAG GTCCCATTCAAGAAGTTCTTCCAGTTCCAGATCAAGATCTCGTTCCAGTTCCAGAGAACACTCTAGATCTCGTGGGTCGAAATCAAG ATCCAGCTCCAGGTCCTACAGGGGGTCTTCCACCCCAAGAAAAAGATCTTACTCAAGCTCTCGTTCATCATCTTCCCCTGAGAGAAGCAAGAAGCGAAGTCGTTCTAGATCTTCTTCATCTGGTGATCGCAAAAAAAGACGATCGAGATCACGGTCACCCGAAAG ACGCCGCAGATCGTCATCTGGATCTTCCCATTCTGGTTCCCGTACAagttctaaaaagaaataa